One genomic segment of Syngnathus typhle isolate RoL2023-S1 ecotype Sweden linkage group LG8, RoL_Styp_1.0, whole genome shotgun sequence includes these proteins:
- the shtn1 gene encoding shootin-1 isoform X2 yields the protein MASEELDQKNIIADLTNKAIREYEGLQGRHEATTKECKILEEERDEAIKKLHEFQQVSTMVIEEINAIQEKLEIERTCRESAEALASKLNHQKHSLKRKSMMLLSQLGPGTISQIDLEDEDEGEQLNAANCLSSVCQCKISELQSQLQLTLREKNHLCDNLAMLKEQLEESRQELLQEKHANSVLMAETVQQKKLLRKYNRVSRFAVEEYQALQDTLNLERDLREGAENFARAMVVEQKMIKRHSQILMQSTTPSHALQEALSQVTSLTKDLESLKHEHQSQIKKVEAKLSSCEALKELTALKCQLELVEEEKKEYSDECAKAQAEVKDLRSTVDQLQKKLQTATDPAPLPVPVCPPPPPPPPLPTLAAFNPLSSLLSLIRKRQNSSDIPLVLPNSAQRAEVDVRQQAVEEMMNRIKNGVQLRPVSQRATNRRKMERKPSNSAFQELRAIMGNCDRSVPPHPKMGSSPNDELQKVLLRRRHVLEASS from the exons aTGGCTTCGGAAGAATTGGATCAAAAGAACATCATTGCTGACTTGACAAACAAAG CTATACGGGAATACGAAGGTCTGCAAGGGAGacatgaagcaacaacaaaggaG TGTAAGATACTGGAGGAGGAACGAGACGAGGCGATCAAGAAGCTCCATGAATTTCAACAAG tgtCAACAATGGTCATTGAGGAGATCAACGCCATTCAGGAGAAACTGGAGATTGAGAGGACGTGCAGAGAAAGCGCTGAGGCCCTGGCCTCCAAG TTGAACCATCAGAAGCACTCGTTGAAAAGGAAGAGCATGATGTTGCTGTCCCAACTCGGACCGGGGACCATCAGCCAGATCGACCTCGAGGATGAAGACGAAGGTGAGCAGCTGAATGCTGCCAACTGCTTGTCAAGCGTGTGCCAGTGCAAGATATCAG AGCTGCAAAGTCAATTGCAGTTGACACTAAGGGAGAAAAATCACCTTTGTGATAATCTTGCAATGCTGAAAGAACAACTAGAGGAAAGCAGGCAAGAG ctgctgcaagAAAAACATGCCAACAGCGTGTTAATGGCTGAGACGGTGCAGCAAAAGAAGCTTCTGAGAAAATATAACAGAG TGTCAAGGTTTGCTGTGGAGGAATACCAAGCCCTACAGGACACCTTGAATCTGGAGCGGGACTTGAGAGAGGGGGCAGAGAACTTTGCCAGAGCA ATGGTTGTTGAACAAAAGATGATCAAGAGACACAGCCAGATCCTGATGCAGAGCACGACACCGAGCCATGCTCTACAGGAGGCGCTCAGCCAGGTGACGTCGCTGACCAAGGATTTGGAAAGCCTGAAGCACGAGCACCAGAGCcag ATCAAGAAAGTGGAAGCGAAATTAAGTAGCTGCGAGGCGCTTAAGGAGCTGACGGCCTTGAAGTGTCAACTTGAGCttgtggaggaggagaagaaggagtACAGTGATGAGTGCGCCAAGGCCCAAGCAGAGGTCAAGGATCTGAGGTCCACAG TTGACCAACTTCAAAAGAAGCTGCAAACGGCTACCGATCCAGCACCTCTGCCAGTACCTGTATGTccgcctcctccgccgccgccaccacttCCAACCTTGGCAGCCTTCAACCCACTCAG CTCCTTGCTGTCATTAATCAGAAAGAGGCAAAACAGCAGTGACATTCCACTTGTGCTCCCCAATTCTGCGCAGAGAGCAG aAGTGGATGTCAGGCAGCAAGCTGTGGAGGAAATGATGAACAGGATCAAGAATGGGGTTCAGCTTCGGCCCGTCAGCCAGAGAGCCACTAACCGCAGAAAG ATGGAGAGGAAGCCGTCTAATTCCGCCTTCCAGGAGCTTCGAGCCATCATG GGCAATTGTGACAGAAGCGTTCCTCCTCACCCGAAAATGGGATCATCCCCAAATGACGAACTGCAGAAAGTCTTGCTGAGGCGGCGCCATGTACTGGAGGCAAGCTCCTAG
- the shtn1 gene encoding shootin-1 isoform X1, with amino-acid sequence MASEELDQKNIIADLTNKAIREYEGLQGRHEATTKECKILEEERDEAIKKLHEFQQVSTMVIEEINAIQEKLEIERTCRESAEALASKLNHQKHSLKRKSMMLLSQLGPGTISQIDLEDEDEGEQLNAANCLSSVCQCKISELQSQLQLTLREKNHLCDNLAMLKEQLEESRQELLQEKHANSVLMAETVQQKKLLRKYNRVSRFAVEEYQALQDTLNLERDLREGAENFARAMVVEQKMIKRHSQILMQSTTPSHALQEALSQVTSLTKDLESLKHEHQSQIKKVEAKLSSCEALKELTALKCQLELVEEEKKEYSDECAKAQAEVKDLRSTVDQLQKKLQTATDPAPLPVPVCPPPPPPPPLPTLAAFNPLSSLLSLIRKRQNSSDIPLVLPNSAQRAEVDVRQQAVEEMMNRIKNGVQLRPVSQRATNRRKMERKPSNSAFQELRAIMGNCDRSVPPHPKMGSSPNDELQKVLLRRRHVLEVEKTEFPPPVH; translated from the exons aTGGCTTCGGAAGAATTGGATCAAAAGAACATCATTGCTGACTTGACAAACAAAG CTATACGGGAATACGAAGGTCTGCAAGGGAGacatgaagcaacaacaaaggaG TGTAAGATACTGGAGGAGGAACGAGACGAGGCGATCAAGAAGCTCCATGAATTTCAACAAG tgtCAACAATGGTCATTGAGGAGATCAACGCCATTCAGGAGAAACTGGAGATTGAGAGGACGTGCAGAGAAAGCGCTGAGGCCCTGGCCTCCAAG TTGAACCATCAGAAGCACTCGTTGAAAAGGAAGAGCATGATGTTGCTGTCCCAACTCGGACCGGGGACCATCAGCCAGATCGACCTCGAGGATGAAGACGAAGGTGAGCAGCTGAATGCTGCCAACTGCTTGTCAAGCGTGTGCCAGTGCAAGATATCAG AGCTGCAAAGTCAATTGCAGTTGACACTAAGGGAGAAAAATCACCTTTGTGATAATCTTGCAATGCTGAAAGAACAACTAGAGGAAAGCAGGCAAGAG ctgctgcaagAAAAACATGCCAACAGCGTGTTAATGGCTGAGACGGTGCAGCAAAAGAAGCTTCTGAGAAAATATAACAGAG TGTCAAGGTTTGCTGTGGAGGAATACCAAGCCCTACAGGACACCTTGAATCTGGAGCGGGACTTGAGAGAGGGGGCAGAGAACTTTGCCAGAGCA ATGGTTGTTGAACAAAAGATGATCAAGAGACACAGCCAGATCCTGATGCAGAGCACGACACCGAGCCATGCTCTACAGGAGGCGCTCAGCCAGGTGACGTCGCTGACCAAGGATTTGGAAAGCCTGAAGCACGAGCACCAGAGCcag ATCAAGAAAGTGGAAGCGAAATTAAGTAGCTGCGAGGCGCTTAAGGAGCTGACGGCCTTGAAGTGTCAACTTGAGCttgtggaggaggagaagaaggagtACAGTGATGAGTGCGCCAAGGCCCAAGCAGAGGTCAAGGATCTGAGGTCCACAG TTGACCAACTTCAAAAGAAGCTGCAAACGGCTACCGATCCAGCACCTCTGCCAGTACCTGTATGTccgcctcctccgccgccgccaccacttCCAACCTTGGCAGCCTTCAACCCACTCAG CTCCTTGCTGTCATTAATCAGAAAGAGGCAAAACAGCAGTGACATTCCACTTGTGCTCCCCAATTCTGCGCAGAGAGCAG aAGTGGATGTCAGGCAGCAAGCTGTGGAGGAAATGATGAACAGGATCAAGAATGGGGTTCAGCTTCGGCCCGTCAGCCAGAGAGCCACTAACCGCAGAAAG ATGGAGAGGAAGCCGTCTAATTCCGCCTTCCAGGAGCTTCGAGCCATCATG GGCAATTGTGACAGAAGCGTTCCTCCTCACCCGAAAATGGGATCATCCCCAAATGACGAACTGCAGAAAGTCTTGCTGAGGCGGCGCCATGTACTGGAG
- the shtn1 gene encoding shootin-1 isoform X3, which translates to MKQQQRSVRYWRRNETRRSRSSMNFNKLNHQKHSLKRKSMMLLSQLGPGTISQIDLEDEDEGEQLNAANCLSSVCQCKISELQSQLQLTLREKNHLCDNLAMLKEQLEESRQELLQEKHANSVLMAETVQQKKLLRKYNRVSRFAVEEYQALQDTLNLERDLREGAENFARAMVVEQKMIKRHSQILMQSTTPSHALQEALSQVTSLTKDLESLKHEHQSQIKKVEAKLSSCEALKELTALKCQLELVEEEKKEYSDECAKAQAEVKDLRSTVDQLQKKLQTATDPAPLPVPVCPPPPPPPPLPTLAAFNPLSSLLSLIRKRQNSSDIPLVLPNSAQRAEVDVRQQAVEEMMNRIKNGVQLRPVSQRATNRRKMERKPSNSAFQELRAIMGNCDRSVPPHPKMGSSPNDELQKVLLRRRHVLEVEKTEFPPPVH; encoded by the exons atgaagcaacaacaaaggaG TGTAAGATACTGGAGGAGGAACGAGACGAGGCGATCAAGAAGCTCCATGAATTTCAACAAG TTGAACCATCAGAAGCACTCGTTGAAAAGGAAGAGCATGATGTTGCTGTCCCAACTCGGACCGGGGACCATCAGCCAGATCGACCTCGAGGATGAAGACGAAGGTGAGCAGCTGAATGCTGCCAACTGCTTGTCAAGCGTGTGCCAGTGCAAGATATCAG AGCTGCAAAGTCAATTGCAGTTGACACTAAGGGAGAAAAATCACCTTTGTGATAATCTTGCAATGCTGAAAGAACAACTAGAGGAAAGCAGGCAAGAG ctgctgcaagAAAAACATGCCAACAGCGTGTTAATGGCTGAGACGGTGCAGCAAAAGAAGCTTCTGAGAAAATATAACAGAG TGTCAAGGTTTGCTGTGGAGGAATACCAAGCCCTACAGGACACCTTGAATCTGGAGCGGGACTTGAGAGAGGGGGCAGAGAACTTTGCCAGAGCA ATGGTTGTTGAACAAAAGATGATCAAGAGACACAGCCAGATCCTGATGCAGAGCACGACACCGAGCCATGCTCTACAGGAGGCGCTCAGCCAGGTGACGTCGCTGACCAAGGATTTGGAAAGCCTGAAGCACGAGCACCAGAGCcag ATCAAGAAAGTGGAAGCGAAATTAAGTAGCTGCGAGGCGCTTAAGGAGCTGACGGCCTTGAAGTGTCAACTTGAGCttgtggaggaggagaagaaggagtACAGTGATGAGTGCGCCAAGGCCCAAGCAGAGGTCAAGGATCTGAGGTCCACAG TTGACCAACTTCAAAAGAAGCTGCAAACGGCTACCGATCCAGCACCTCTGCCAGTACCTGTATGTccgcctcctccgccgccgccaccacttCCAACCTTGGCAGCCTTCAACCCACTCAG CTCCTTGCTGTCATTAATCAGAAAGAGGCAAAACAGCAGTGACATTCCACTTGTGCTCCCCAATTCTGCGCAGAGAGCAG aAGTGGATGTCAGGCAGCAAGCTGTGGAGGAAATGATGAACAGGATCAAGAATGGGGTTCAGCTTCGGCCCGTCAGCCAGAGAGCCACTAACCGCAGAAAG ATGGAGAGGAAGCCGTCTAATTCCGCCTTCCAGGAGCTTCGAGCCATCATG GGCAATTGTGACAGAAGCGTTCCTCCTCACCCGAAAATGGGATCATCCCCAAATGACGAACTGCAGAAAGTCTTGCTGAGGCGGCGCCATGTACTGGAG